Part of the Henckelia pumila isolate YLH828 chromosome 2, ASM3356847v2, whole genome shotgun sequence genome is shown below.
AACTCTAAATACTATTTTCCGCGTAAGTTCAGAAAGATAATGCCCTGTATTTCGTTGGGTTCAATCTTTCTGTCTGTTCGGTCGTAatattctaaaaataaaattaaaaaaatgacgTGCATGTTTCTTTATTTGTTTAGATTTTTACCGCTGGGGATTTGATTTTGGGTTGAGATGGCGGAAACGAAAATTTACGCGCTTACAGCGTGTGGGCTAGGCCGGTGCGGCAAAAACGTGGTTCCAGAACATGTGATAATTTAATTAACACTTTATATATGTCATATATGTGTTCTATTTGCAACTTTATATTAACAAAACATACAATAACTGGTCATGTTCGGTCGTAAAGTCGAATTTTCACCCGCAAATTTCTACTGTATAGATGGTTTTGGATACTATATTTaaagataaatttaaaatatatctgGTATATATGTTAAGAAAAGACAAATAAATTGATCatgtaaataaaatcaaaaatatcTAAGAAGAGAGAGATTTACCATAAAAATGAAAAAGTAAGACGAGATTCACTCAACTGTAAGCCTGTAAAAACTAGATTTTTATTCCCTTTTTCCTATTTCATCCTAACCAAACAACGAACAGTAATTGCACTTCACACCCCCTCCCTCCCTCCACCACCAGAAGCAGAGCTCGCATGTTTCTCTCGCGCTAAAAACCACGGATTTCCAAAAAATTAAcgcacgcagactcgatctctGATTCACTTTCGTCTGGTTTTGTCCTTGATAAGGATCGCGCGCAACTCCGCCGCGTCCACCTCCTTGGCCTGGTTCTCGGGTCGGTAATATCCGGTCACCGGGTCGGGCACCCATGAGATCTTGCTCGGTTCCTCGGATCCTTTCTTCAACATCACGTTCGCGCTCGCCCCGCTGTTGGAGACGCCGGTACCCTGAGACGCCCCCGCCGCAGCGTATCCCCTCCTGTGATATTCACGAAGACACATTCAACAATCTCGAAAATACGCATAAGCATATGTACATCGAAATCgagtcaagaaaaaaaaaagatttaccGTGAGATTTTGCTGGCGAGGAGAGCAGAGACATTCTTAACGGTGGAGAAGGAGCGAGCCATTGAGATTCGAAAGATATTTGATTAAATTTCTTATTGAATATGGAGGAAGTTTCTAGAGCGGCGACGAGTCTCTGTTTTTTTCTACTTGTTTAGGGTTGCTGTATGGACATTTCGAGGGAGGAGGCGGCGTTATTTATAGGAGAAAcaaattcaaataaattaaaaattaaattaaatagaataaaaataataataatgggcCGGGTCAAAACAGGGTTCTTGTGAGACTCGAAAAGGCAATTTGATTGAGCAGGAGTCAAACCAAGCTGTCACTTGTTGTACAATTGGCTACTTACAATGCATGTTGTGTACCTTTGTAAAAACAAGTGATTGTGAATTTgatttatcatatttttatcataatatttgagTTTAATTTGTGGATGTGATGATAACGAGATTATTATAAATCCAACACTTTCATGTTATGTGTTTGTATAGTTAGAATAATTATCTAAATATGATGAT
Proteins encoded:
- the LOC140882100 gene encoding protein SENESCENCE-ASSOCIATED GENE 21, mitochondrial-like — translated: MARSFSTVKNVSALLASKISRRGYAAAGASQGTGVSNSGASANVMLKKGSEEPSKISWVPDPVTGYYRPENQAKEVDAAELRAILIKDKTRRK